TGGAGATCATGACCACCGCCGGGAGCTCCTGCCGGGCCGGCACCGGCCGGGCGAACTTCGGCTACGACCCCTACCCCATCAGCGCGGCCGGCGTCCGGTGGGGCGGGGAGGACGAGGACTGCGCGCCCGCCGGCGTGTACTACGCCAAGATCACCCGCACCTCGGCCAAGGGTTACGACCAGAGCCCCTGGCCGCTGGAGATCAAGGTCCAGCGGGAACCGGGGCGCGGCGCGGGCGCTCCCACCACCGCGCCCGGCAGCTGGCCCTCCGGGGCCCCCGCCCTGCCCGGTACCGAGGCGGTGGGCCGCACCGGGGGCACCGGCTTCAACGACGCGCGCGCCCTGGGCGCCGGGGTGTGGCGCGACGAGATGAGGCCCGGCCAGACCCGCTACTACCGGGTCCCGCTGGACTGGGGACAGCAGCTGGGGGTCGGCGCCGAACTCGCCGCCGCCCGGATGACCAAGACGTACGGCTCCGCCTCGGGCGGGCTCACGGTCGCGCTCTACACCCCGTACCGGGGCCTGATCTCCGACAAGGACGTCTCGTACGACGGCAAGCAGGCCGGGATCACCCTGGGGAAGACCCCTCCCGTCGTCTACGAGAACCGCTTCGCCAGCGACCCGGCCGTGCGGTCCGTGGCCGTCGCGGGCTGGTACTACGTCGCGGTGACGATGGGCTCGAAGGTCGCCGACTTCACCGAGGACGCGGTGCCCGTGCCGCTGACCCTGCGGCTGGAGGTCGGCGGGACCCCGGCCGAGGCGCCCGCGTACAAGGGGAGTCCGGCCGCGGGCGGCTTCGGGGTGGGCGAGGAGGACCGGACCGCCGCCGAGGAGGGGCTGACCGCCCCGGAGGCCGCGGAGGCCGCCGACAAGCGCTCCGTGATGCGCGTCGTGGCCGGGGCCGGCTTCGGCACCGGGACGGTGCTGCTGCTCGTGCTGGGCGGCTGGACCCTGCTCGGGCGGCGCGGGCGCGGGCGCGGTCCTACAGCTGCGTGAGGGCCCAGACGCCGACGGCGAAGCAGAGCAGGGCCGCGGCGAGGAGCGAGGCCACCGCCTTCGCCGGAGGCGGGGCGACGGCGCCGGCCGCCCGGACGGGCGGGGCGCCCGAGGCCGTCGGCGCCGGCACGGTCGCCGGTGACGGCGGGCCCGCCGGGGTGGGCGGCGGCAGGTGGAAGCTGCCCGTCTCCGAGGGCCCGTACGCGGGCACCTGGGCCGGGACGGCCGGGTAGGGGGCCGTCGGCGCGATCGGGGCGGTCGAGGCCGTCGGCGGGGCTCCTGCCGTCGCCGCCGTTCCGCGCGGATCGGTGGGGGCGGGCTCCGCGGCCTGCGTCACGGAGGCCGAGGCGCCGGCCGGCACCACGCCGGCCGTGGGCGCGTGCGGGGTCACCGCCGTCGTGGCGAGGGGGCCCTGCGGGCCGAAACCGGGCGGGAGCGGGCCGAGTTGGTCGAACACCTCCACCGGATCCTCGTCCGGGGCGGGCGGCGGCAGCAGTTCCACGGCCTCGGCAAGGGCCTTGCGCGCCCCTGTGGCCGTACGGAACCGGCTCTGGGGGTCCGGCTGCAGGAGGCCGGCGAGGACGTCCCAGAGCGGGGCGGGAACGCCCTGCGGGGCGCCCGGGGTGCCATGGGCCAGGAAGCGCTCCACGAGGCCCTGGGAATCGGGCTTGGCGCCCCGGAGGAGGTACAGGGCGACCAGCCCGACGGCGAAGAGGTCGGCGGGGAAGTCGGGCTCGGCGCCGAGCAGTTGCTCGGGGGCGAAATAGCCCGGGGTGCCGACCACGTAGTTGGTCTCGGTCAGCCGGGGCTCGCCCTTGCGCATGGAGATGCCGAAGTCGGACAGCCGCAGGTGCGGCCGCCCGGTTCCGGTGGCCCCCATCAGGATGTTGGCCGGTTTGATGTCGCGGTGGACCACGCCTTCCGCGTGCACCGCGGCCAGCCCCGACAGGAGCTGGTCGAGCAGCAGGCACACGAAGCGGGGCGGCAGCGGGCCGTAGTCCCCGATCACGTGACCGAGGGAGCCCCCGCCGACCAGGTCCATGGTGAAGAGGACCTTGTCGTCGTCGGCCGCCCAGCTGGCGGGAGCGAGCACGTGCGGGTGGTCGATCCGCAGGGCCTGTTCCCGCACGAAGCGCAGCAGGGTGTGGGCGTCGCTCTGAAGGAGGACCTTCGCGGCGACGTAGCGGCGACGGCGGTGGTCCCAGGCGCGCCACACGGCACCCGCGCCACCGCGCCCGATCGGATCGATCAGCTCGTACCGACCGGCGAAGATCTCACCCATCGCTGCGCCCGTCCCCCGTCCCCCGTCACCCGTCGTCCGCCCTCGTGCCGTCAGTTCTGGTGGGCCTCGTAGTGGGCGACCGCGTCCGCGGTGCGGCCCGCGCCGTACACCCGGAGGAACTCTGCCAGTTCCGGGTGGCTGGGGGCGAGGGTGTTCGCCGCGTCGATGATGTCGCCGGCCGCGGAGACCGAGCGCAGCAGCGACTGGATCTCGCGGACGACCCGCTTGACCGTGGGCGCGCCGGAGCTGATGGTGGTCTGGCCGCTGTTGCTCAGGACGGATCCTCCCTGCGTCTTCTTGATCTCGTCCATCCGGTCGGTGGCCTCCCCGGCGCTGACGCTTCCGTCGGCAACCTGGCCGGCGAGATCCTGGAGGGCCTGGACGCGCTGCACCACGGCCGGGTTCCCGATCTTGGCGCGCTGGCCGCTCATCAGCTGGGACAGCATGGGCGCCGACAGACCGAGGACGGCAGCGAGGCGGGCCTGGTTC
Above is a genomic segment from Streptomyces sp. NBC_01233 containing:
- a CDS encoding serine/threonine-protein kinase, which translates into the protein MGEIFAGRYELIDPIGRGGAGAVWRAWDHRRRRYVAAKVLLQSDAHTLLRFVREQALRIDHPHVLAPASWAADDDKVLFTMDLVGGGSLGHVIGDYGPLPPRFVCLLLDQLLSGLAAVHAEGVVHRDIKPANILMGATGTGRPHLRLSDFGISMRKGEPRLTETNYVVGTPGYFAPEQLLGAEPDFPADLFAVGLVALYLLRGAKPDSQGLVERFLAHGTPGAPQGVPAPLWDVLAGLLQPDPQSRFRTATGARKALAEAVELLPPPAPDEDPVEVFDQLGPLPPGFGPQGPLATTAVTPHAPTAGVVPAGASASVTQAAEPAPTDPRGTAATAGAPPTASTAPIAPTAPYPAVPAQVPAYGPSETGSFHLPPPTPAGPPSPATVPAPTASGAPPVRAAGAVAPPPAKAVASLLAAALLCFAVGVWALTQL
- a CDS encoding helix-turn-helix domain-containing protein; its protein translation is MDAVQQEATARARELQRSWYGEPLGALFRRLIDDLGLNQARLAAVLGLSAPMLSQLMSGQRAKIGNPAVVQRVQALQDLAGQVADGSVSAGEATDRMDEIKKTQGGSVLSNSGQTTISSGAPTVKRVVREIQSLLRSVSAAGDIIDAANTLAPSHPELAEFLRVYGAGRTADAVAHYEAHQN